In Meleagris gallopavo isolate NT-WF06-2002-E0010 breed Aviagen turkey brand Nicholas breeding stock chromosome 3, Turkey_5.1, whole genome shotgun sequence, one DNA window encodes the following:
- the LOC104910466 gene encoding focal adhesion kinase 1-like codes for MKVLCSFHLLPYQMKGGEQRCCSDGELKNHSSLVGRRCLWGLRRSARPLCEEVAQAPGEYDRYLASSKTMAAAYLDPNLNHTPSSSAKTHLGTGMERSPGAMERVLKVFHYFESSSEPTTWASIIRHGDATDVRVSLVLTFSCHL; via the exons ATGAAAGTCCTTTGTAGTTTCCATTTGCTTCCATATCAAATGAAGGGTGGGGAGCAGAGGTGTTGCTCTGATGGTGAGCTAAAGAACCATTCGTCTTTGGTAGGAAGAAGATGTCTGTGGGGACTGCGTAGGTCAGCGAGACCCCTGTGTGAGGAGGTAGCTCAGGCACCAGGAG aatATGACAGATACCTAGCATCTAGCAAAACCATGGCAGCAGCTTACCTTGATCCAAACTTGAATCATACACCAAGTTCAAGTGCAAAGACGCACCTCGGTACTGGGATGGAGCGTTCCCCAGGGGCCATGGAGCGAGTCCTAAAGGTTTTTCACTACTTTGAATCCAGCAGTGAGCCAACGACATGGGCCAGCATTATCCGGCATGGAGATGCTACTGATGTTCGAGTAAGTCTGGTTTTAACATTCTCTTGCCATCTTTAG